In Oryza sativa Japonica Group chromosome 11, ASM3414082v1, the following are encoded in one genomic region:
- the LOC4349602 gene encoding non-specific lipid-transfer protein 1 encodes MARAQLVLVAVVAALLLAAPHAAVAITCGQVNSAVGPCLTYARGGAGPSAACCSGVRSLKAAASSTADRRTACNCLKNAARGIKGLNAGNAASIPSKCGVSVPYTISASIDCSRVS; translated from the exons ATGGCCCGTGCACAGTTGGTGTTGGTCGCCGTTGTGGCAGCTCTGCTCCTCGCCgccccgcacgccgccgtggCCATCACCTGCGGCCAGGTCAACTCCGCCGTTGGGCCCTGCCTCACctacgcccgcggcggcgccggcccgtCGGCGGCCTGCTGCAGCGGCGTGAGGAGCCTCAAGGCCGCAGCCAGCAGCACCGCTGACAGGCGCACCGCGTGCAACTGCCTCAAGAACGCGGCCCGCGGCATCAAGGGGCTCAACGCCGGCAACGCCGCCAGCATCCCCTCTAAGTGCGGCGTCAGCGTCCCCTACACCATCAGCGCTTCCATCGACTGCTCCAG GGTGAGCTGA